One Angustibacter luteus genomic window carries:
- the pheT gene encoding phenylalanine--tRNA ligase subunit beta, which yields MRAPLSWLREHTDLPAEATAEDVQAVLVRVGFEEEAIHRADLVGPLVVGEVLTAEREPQKNGKTISWCQVRVGAGHGADGGDVRGIVCGAPNFEAGDRVVVALPGAVLPGGFEIASRKTYGHVSDGMICSERELGLGDDHSGIIVLSRIGLGDAEVGTDALALLGLDDVAVEVNVNPDRGYCFSLRGLAREYAVSAGGRFVDPVDPQVVVAPAPDGQGHPVRLADDGPLRGTPGCDRYVARTVRGFDPTAATPPWMRRVLRLCGMRPISLAVDVTNYVMLATGQPLHAFDLDALGDEIVVRRARSGERLSTLDGVERTLDVEDLLITDESDGRSRVLALAGVMGGASSEVRDATTNLLVESAHFDPITVARTARRHKLPTEAGRRYERGVDTDLADRAAELAVRLLAELGGGSGSSGITDVDERVPRPALLMPVDLPTRLVGVSYTREQVVQALEAVGCLVSPAAIEGADDADAAREDLQVVVPSWRPDLVQGADLVEEVARVHGYEHIPSVLPQAPAGRGLTRSQRLRRSAARSLAERGLVEVLTYPFTSVERFDALGLPADDVRRRALRLANPLSEQEPLLRTSVLATLPDAARRNVSRGQRDVALFEVGRVFRPSGEPVAAPRPGGGRRPDDAVLAELEAGVPAQPWLVGLLLAGQREPAGWWGPGRAADWADAVDAVQGLAQALGVPPLRVTADQHEPWHPGRCARLELADGTLVGHAGELAPKVVAALDLPERTCAAEVDLDVLVAAAPEVIEAEPVLTHPVALRDVALVVGADVPAARVEQALWDGGGALVEQVRLFDDYRGEQVEPGKRSLAYRLVLRAPDRTLTGEEAAAATDAAVAAAVEATGAVLRDH from the coding sequence ATGCGCGCCCCGCTGTCCTGGCTGCGCGAGCACACCGACCTGCCGGCCGAGGCGACCGCCGAGGACGTGCAGGCCGTGCTGGTGCGGGTCGGTTTCGAGGAGGAGGCGATCCACCGCGCCGACCTGGTCGGTCCGCTGGTCGTCGGCGAGGTGCTCACGGCCGAGCGCGAGCCGCAGAAGAACGGCAAGACCATCTCCTGGTGCCAGGTGCGGGTCGGCGCCGGCCACGGCGCGGACGGCGGCGACGTCCGCGGGATCGTGTGCGGTGCACCGAACTTCGAGGCGGGGGACCGGGTCGTCGTGGCGCTGCCCGGGGCCGTGCTTCCCGGCGGATTCGAGATCGCCTCGCGCAAGACCTACGGCCACGTGTCCGACGGGATGATCTGCTCCGAGCGCGAGCTCGGCCTGGGTGACGACCACAGCGGCATCATCGTGCTGTCCCGCATCGGCCTCGGCGACGCCGAGGTGGGCACGGACGCACTGGCCCTGCTGGGGCTGGACGATGTCGCCGTCGAGGTGAACGTCAACCCCGACCGCGGCTACTGCTTCAGCCTGCGCGGCCTTGCCCGCGAGTACGCGGTGAGCGCAGGCGGCCGGTTCGTCGACCCGGTCGACCCGCAGGTCGTGGTGGCACCCGCGCCGGACGGCCAGGGTCACCCGGTTCGGCTCGCCGACGACGGGCCGCTGCGCGGCACGCCGGGCTGCGACCGCTACGTCGCGCGCACCGTGCGCGGCTTCGACCCGACCGCCGCCACCCCGCCGTGGATGCGCCGGGTCCTTCGGCTGTGCGGCATGCGGCCGATCTCGCTCGCGGTCGACGTGACCAACTACGTGATGCTCGCGACCGGGCAGCCGCTGCACGCCTTCGACCTGGACGCGCTCGGCGACGAGATCGTGGTGCGCCGGGCCCGGTCGGGCGAACGGCTGTCCACGCTGGACGGCGTCGAGCGGACGCTGGACGTCGAGGACCTGCTGATCACGGACGAGTCCGACGGGCGCTCCCGGGTGCTCGCCCTGGCCGGGGTGATGGGTGGCGCGAGCAGCGAGGTGCGCGACGCCACGACGAACCTGCTCGTCGAGTCGGCGCACTTCGACCCGATCACCGTGGCCCGCACCGCGCGCCGGCACAAGCTGCCGACGGAGGCCGGACGGCGCTACGAGCGCGGCGTGGACACGGACCTCGCCGACCGCGCGGCCGAGCTCGCCGTCCGGCTGCTCGCCGAGCTGGGTGGCGGCTCGGGATCCAGTGGGATCACGGATGTGGACGAGCGAGTTCCCCGGCCGGCGCTGCTGATGCCCGTGGACCTGCCGACCCGGTTGGTCGGGGTGAGCTACACCCGCGAGCAGGTGGTCCAGGCCCTGGAGGCCGTCGGCTGCCTGGTCTCGCCCGCCGCGATCGAGGGTGCGGACGACGCCGACGCCGCCCGCGAGGACCTGCAGGTGGTGGTGCCGTCGTGGCGTCCGGACCTGGTGCAGGGCGCGGACCTGGTCGAGGAGGTCGCCCGGGTGCACGGCTACGAGCACATCCCGTCGGTGCTGCCGCAGGCGCCGGCCGGTCGTGGGCTGACGCGTTCGCAGCGGCTGCGCCGGTCGGCGGCGCGCTCGCTGGCCGAGCGCGGGCTGGTCGAGGTGCTCACGTACCCGTTCACGTCGGTGGAGCGGTTCGACGCGCTCGGCCTGCCCGCGGACGACGTCCGTCGCCGGGCGCTGCGGCTGGCGAACCCGTTGAGCGAGCAGGAACCCCTGCTGCGTACCAGCGTCCTGGCCACGCTGCCGGACGCCGCCCGCCGCAACGTCTCGCGCGGCCAGCGCGACGTCGCCCTGTTCGAGGTGGGCCGGGTCTTCCGCCCGAGCGGCGAACCAGTGGCTGCCCCCCGCCCGGGCGGTGGTCGACGTCCGGACGACGCCGTGCTCGCCGAGCTGGAGGCCGGGGTGCCGGCTCAGCCGTGGCTGGTCGGCCTGCTGCTGGCCGGTCAGCGCGAGCCGGCCGGCTGGTGGGGACCGGGGCGGGCTGCGGACTGGGCGGACGCCGTGGACGCGGTGCAGGGACTCGCCCAGGCGTTGGGAGTGCCGCCGCTGCGCGTGACGGCCGACCAGCACGAGCCGTGGCACCCGGGGCGGTGCGCCCGGCTCGAGCTGGCGGACGGCACGCTCGTCGGGCACGCCGGCGAGCTCGCGCCGAAGGTCGTCGCGGCCCTCGACCTGCCCGAGCGCACGTGTGCGGCCGAGGTCGACCTCGACGTCCTGGTCGCCGCGGCGCCCGAGGTGATCGAGGCCGAGCCCGTGCTCACCCACCCGGTCGCCCTGCGCGACGTGGCCCTCGTGGTCGGCGCCGACGTCCCCGCCGCTCGCGTCGAGCAGGCGCTGTGGGACGGCGGCGGCGCGCTGGTCGAGCAGGTGCGGTTGTTCGACGACTACCGCGGCGAGCAGGTGGAGCCCGGCAAGCGGTCGCTGGCGTACCGGCTGGTGCTGCGGGCGCCGGACCGGACGCTGACCGGCGAGGAGGCCGCGGCCGCCACGGATGCCGCGGTCGCGGCGGCGGTCGAGGCCACCGGGGCGGTCCTGCGCGACCACTGA
- the rplT gene encoding 50S ribosomal protein L20 codes for MARVKRAVNAQKKRRVVLERASGYRGQRSRLYRKAKEQVTHSMTYAYRDRRAKKGDFRRLWIQRINAAARVNGMTYNRFIQGLKAAGVEVDRRMLAELAVNDAAAFTALVELSRANVPAQAETDAA; via the coding sequence GTGGCACGCGTGAAGCGGGCGGTCAACGCCCAGAAGAAGCGCCGGGTCGTCCTCGAGCGGGCGAGCGGCTACCGCGGTCAGCGCTCGCGCCTGTACCGCAAGGCCAAGGAGCAGGTCACCCACTCGATGACCTACGCCTACCGGGACCGGCGGGCCAAGAAGGGCGACTTCCGTCGCCTCTGGATCCAGCGCATCAACGCGGCCGCTCGCGTCAACGGCATGACGTACAACCGCTTCATCCAGGGGCTCAAGGCCGCGGGTGTCGAGGTCGACCGTCGCATGCTGGCCGAGCTGGCCGTCAACGACGCTGCGGCGTTCACCGCGCTCGTCGAGCTCTCGCGTGCGAACGTCCCGGCTCAGGCCGAGACCGACGCCGCCTGA
- the pheS gene encoding phenylalanine--tRNA ligase subunit alpha, whose translation MSGPNSSYDPVEVEALKPAAVEAALADALAAAAAATTLDDLKTARLAHAGDRSALALANREIAALPPAAKADAGRRVGRARGQVSRAFADRQAVLEDERDARVLVEEGVDVTLPAGRTLRGARHPLNTLQDKVNDLFVGLGWEVAEGPELESEWFNFDALNFDPDHPARQMQDTFFVEPPEAGLVLRTHTSPVQVRSLLERGVPTYVICPGKVFRTDELDATHTPVFHQVEGLAVDEGLTFAHLKGTLDHFAHEMFGDGTATRWRPSFFPFTEPSAEVDLQCVVCRGTDRSCRTCGGTGWIEWGGCGMVHPNVLRSCGVDPDRYSGFAFGMGVERTLMMRYGVRDMRDMVEGDVRFSQHYGMEI comes from the coding sequence ATGTCCGGCCCCAACTCCAGCTACGACCCGGTGGAGGTCGAGGCGCTGAAGCCCGCCGCCGTCGAGGCCGCGCTGGCCGACGCGCTGGCCGCAGCCGCGGCCGCGACCACCCTGGACGACCTCAAGACGGCCCGGCTCGCGCACGCGGGGGACCGCAGCGCCCTCGCGCTGGCCAACCGCGAGATCGCCGCCCTGCCGCCGGCCGCCAAGGCCGACGCCGGACGCCGGGTCGGACGGGCCCGCGGGCAGGTGTCCCGCGCGTTCGCCGACCGACAGGCCGTGCTCGAGGACGAGCGCGACGCGCGGGTCCTCGTCGAGGAGGGCGTGGACGTCACCCTGCCCGCCGGACGCACGCTGCGCGGTGCGCGGCACCCGCTGAACACGCTCCAGGACAAGGTGAACGACCTGTTCGTCGGGCTCGGCTGGGAGGTCGCCGAGGGACCCGAGCTCGAGTCGGAGTGGTTCAACTTCGACGCCCTGAACTTCGACCCGGACCACCCGGCGCGGCAGATGCAGGACACCTTCTTCGTCGAGCCACCCGAGGCCGGGCTGGTGCTGCGCACGCACACCTCGCCGGTGCAGGTCCGCAGCCTGCTCGAGCGCGGCGTCCCGACGTACGTGATCTGCCCCGGCAAGGTGTTCCGCACGGATGAGCTGGACGCCACGCACACCCCGGTGTTCCACCAGGTGGAGGGGCTGGCGGTCGACGAGGGCCTGACCTTCGCGCACCTGAAGGGCACGCTGGACCACTTCGCCCACGAGATGTTCGGCGACGGGACGGCGACCCGCTGGCGCCCGTCGTTCTTCCCGTTCACGGAGCCCAGCGCGGAGGTGGACCTGCAGTGCGTCGTCTGCCGCGGCACCGACCGGTCCTGCCGGACCTGCGGCGGCACCGGCTGGATCGAGTGGGGCGGGTGCGGCATGGTCCACCCGAACGTGCTGCGCTCCTGCGGCGTCGACCCGGATCGGTACTCCGGCTTCGCGTTCGGGATGGGCGTCGAACGGACCCTGATGATGCGCTACGGCGTGCGCGACATGCGCGACATGGTCGAGGGCGACGTCCGGTTCAGCCAGCACTACGGGATGGAGATCTGA
- the argC gene encoding N-acetyl-gamma-glutamyl-phosphate reductase — protein sequence MVSVAVAGASGYAGGEVLRLSLGHPQLTVGALTAGASAGTALGQHHPHLRPLADRVLEATTVEVLAGHDVVVLALPHGESARLVEQLPPDTVVIDCGADFRLADPAAWKTFYGSDHAGTWPYGLPELPLAGGGRQRDVLALARRIAVPGCYPTAVSLALAPGFAAGLTEPDDVVVVAASGTSGAGRSLKPHLLGSEVMGSMSPYGVGGGHRHTPEIEQNLALAAGAPVTASFTPTLAPMARGILATCTARLRPGVSASSVREAWQHAYADEPFVELRPEGSWPRTADVNGANTVHLQVAVDERAGRVVAVAAVDNLVKGTAGAAIQCANLALGLPEALGLPVVGVAP from the coding sequence ATGGTGAGTGTGGCGGTCGCGGGTGCCAGCGGGTACGCCGGTGGTGAGGTGCTGCGGCTGTCCCTGGGCCACCCGCAGCTGACGGTCGGCGCGCTGACCGCGGGGGCCAGTGCCGGCACTGCGCTGGGCCAGCACCACCCGCACCTGCGACCGCTGGCGGACCGCGTGCTGGAGGCGACCACGGTCGAGGTGCTCGCCGGCCACGACGTCGTCGTGCTCGCGCTGCCGCACGGGGAGTCCGCGCGGCTGGTCGAGCAGCTGCCCCCCGACACGGTGGTCATCGACTGCGGAGCCGACTTCCGGCTCGCCGACCCGGCCGCCTGGAAGACCTTCTACGGCAGTGACCACGCCGGCACCTGGCCGTACGGGCTGCCCGAGCTGCCGCTGGCCGGTGGTGGCCGGCAGCGCGACGTCCTCGCCCTGGCCCGCCGCATCGCCGTCCCCGGCTGCTACCCGACGGCCGTCAGCCTGGCGCTCGCGCCCGGCTTCGCGGCCGGGCTCACCGAGCCCGACGACGTCGTCGTGGTCGCCGCCTCCGGGACGTCGGGGGCCGGGCGCTCGCTGAAACCGCACCTGCTCGGCTCCGAGGTGATGGGGTCGATGTCGCCGTACGGGGTCGGCGGCGGCCACCGGCACACGCCCGAGATCGAGCAGAACCTCGCGCTCGCGGCCGGAGCGCCGGTCACGGCCTCGTTCACGCCCACGCTGGCCCCGATGGCCCGCGGCATCCTGGCCACCTGCACGGCCCGGCTGCGACCTGGCGTCAGCGCGAGCTCGGTGCGCGAGGCGTGGCAGCACGCCTACGCCGACGAGCCGTTCGTCGAGCTGCGGCCCGAGGGCAGCTGGCCGCGCACCGCCGACGTCAACGGCGCCAACACCGTGCACCTGCAGGTCGCCGTCGACGAGCGGGCCGGCCGGGTGGTCGCCGTCGCCGCCGTCGACAACCTGGTCAAGGGCACGGCCGGCGCCGCGATCCAGTGCGCGAACCTCGCCCTGGGGCTGCCCGAGGCCCTCGGCCTGCCCGTGGTGGGGGTGGCACCGTGA
- a CDS encoding DUF1844 domain-containing protein, translating into MDGAAPIPGGPSDSPERDIADVPAIELISTTALHLMSAAAVKCGLGHDEDAAQHQDLDEARKLITALAGLVTAAAPEVGSQHASLLRDGLRQVQLAFREASLVPDPPGQGPGEKLTGPVS; encoded by the coding sequence ATGGACGGCGCAGCACCTATTCCCGGCGGCCCGAGCGACTCCCCCGAGCGGGACATCGCCGACGTCCCGGCCATCGAGCTGATCAGCACGACGGCGCTGCACCTGATGAGCGCGGCGGCCGTGAAGTGCGGCCTCGGTCACGACGAGGACGCCGCCCAGCACCAGGACCTCGACGAGGCCCGCAAGCTGATCACCGCGCTAGCCGGGCTGGTCACCGCGGCCGCCCCCGAGGTGGGGAGCCAGCACGCGTCGCTGCTGCGGGACGGGCTGCGCCAGGTCCAGCTGGCCTTCCGCGAGGCGTCACTCGTGCCGGACCCGCCCGGTCAGGGCCCCGGCGAGAAGCTGACCGGCCCCGTCAGCTGA
- a CDS encoding O-acetyl-ADP-ribose deacetylase, with translation MRIELVRGDITTQDVDAVVNAANSGLLGGGGVDGAIHAAAGPELLEACRRLRASTFPDGLPTGKAVATDAGRLPARWVIHTVGPIYPRAADPASDLASAYRQSLRVADELGAGSVAFPSISTGAYAYPLTEAAPIALRTVATSGSSVELVRFVLFGGAALDAFRRAERDLS, from the coding sequence ATGCGCATCGAGCTCGTCCGCGGCGACATCACCACCCAGGACGTCGACGCCGTCGTCAACGCGGCGAACTCCGGGCTGCTCGGTGGCGGTGGGGTGGACGGCGCGATCCACGCCGCCGCCGGCCCCGAGCTGCTCGAGGCGTGCCGGCGCCTGCGGGCCAGCACGTTTCCCGACGGCCTGCCGACCGGTAAGGCGGTCGCCACCGACGCCGGGCGGCTGCCGGCCCGCTGGGTCATCCACACGGTCGGCCCGATCTACCCGCGTGCGGCGGACCCGGCGTCCGACCTCGCCTCGGCCTACCGCCAGTCCCTGCGGGTCGCCGACGAGCTCGGCGCCGGTTCGGTGGCGTTCCCGTCGATCTCCACCGGCGCCTACGCCTACCCGCTGACCGAGGCGGCGCCGATCGCGCTGCGCACGGTGGCGACGTCCGGCAGCTCCGTCGAGCTGGTGCGGTTCGTGCTGTTCGGTGGCGCGGCGCTGGACGCCTTCCGGCGCGCCGAGCGCGACCTCAGCTGA
- the argJ gene encoding bifunctional glutamate N-acetyltransferase/amino-acid acetyltransferase ArgJ has translation MSVTAAKGFRAAGVTAGLKPSGKPDVALVVNDGPGTAAAAVYTSNRCKANPVLWSEVASADGVVRAVVLNSGGANCYTGPAGFAVTHASAELVARVVGVDAGDVVVCSTGLIGQPLDQPLLEAGIESAAAALAADGGPAAATAIMTTDTVAKETVQAGNGWVVGGMAKGAGMLAPALATMLVVLSTDADVDAAQCDAALRAATRVTFDRLDSDGCQSTNDTVLLMASGASGVRPDADAFTAAVTAVCHDLAQQLMRDAEGADHDIAIEVVHAATEDEAVEVARSVARSNLFKAAVFGRDANWGRVLAAVGTTSAAFDPSVLDVAMNGVWIARDGGPGDSRDGIDLEGRDVHVLIDLKEGDATATVWTNDLTHAYVHENSAYST, from the coding sequence GTGAGCGTCACCGCTGCGAAGGGCTTCCGGGCCGCGGGGGTCACCGCCGGCCTCAAGCCGTCCGGCAAGCCGGACGTCGCCCTCGTCGTCAACGACGGGCCCGGCACGGCCGCCGCCGCCGTCTACACCAGCAACCGGTGCAAGGCGAATCCCGTGCTGTGGAGCGAGGTGGCCAGCGCGGACGGCGTGGTGCGCGCCGTCGTCCTGAACTCGGGCGGGGCGAACTGCTACACCGGACCGGCCGGGTTCGCGGTGACCCACGCCAGCGCCGAGCTCGTCGCGCGCGTCGTCGGCGTCGACGCCGGGGACGTCGTGGTCTGCTCCACCGGGCTGATCGGTCAGCCGCTCGACCAGCCGTTGCTGGAGGCAGGAATCGAGTCCGCCGCCGCCGCGTTGGCGGCCGACGGTGGGCCGGCCGCCGCCACCGCCATCATGACCACGGACACGGTCGCCAAGGAGACCGTCCAGGCCGGCAACGGGTGGGTCGTCGGTGGCATGGCCAAGGGCGCCGGCATGCTCGCGCCCGCGCTGGCCACCATGCTCGTGGTGCTCAGCACGGACGCGGACGTCGACGCCGCCCAGTGCGACGCGGCGCTGCGGGCGGCGACCCGGGTCACCTTCGACCGGCTCGACTCGGACGGCTGCCAGTCCACCAACGACACGGTGCTGCTGATGGCCAGCGGCGCCAGCGGCGTGCGACCGGACGCCGACGCGTTCACCGCCGCCGTCACCGCGGTCTGCCACGACCTGGCCCAGCAGCTCATGCGGGACGCCGAGGGCGCCGACCACGACATCGCCATCGAGGTCGTGCACGCCGCGACGGAGGACGAGGCCGTCGAGGTGGCCCGGTCGGTCGCCCGCAGCAACTTGTTCAAGGCCGCCGTGTTCGGCCGGGACGCCAACTGGGGCCGGGTGCTCGCGGCGGTCGGGACGACGTCCGCGGCCTTCGACCCGTCCGTGCTGGACGTCGCGATGAACGGGGTCTGGATCGCCCGCGACGGCGGTCCGGGGGACAGCCGCGACGGCATCGACCTCGAGGGCCGCGACGTGCACGTGCTCATCGACCTCAAGGAAGGCGACGCGACCGCCACCGTGTGGACGAACGACCTGACGCACGCGTACGTGCACGAGAACTCGGCGTACTCGACATGA
- a CDS encoding RNA methyltransferase, producing the protein MSTPTGAPLPALTNPRAERVRKVAQLSRRVGRERAGRFVAEGPQAVREAIAAHVSSGDVVLDLFATPDAAQRWSTELAAAHAAGLAVVLVADDVLAAMTGTVTPQGLLAVCRLLDRPLDEVLDRALAVPAERTTPLVAVLSHVRDPGNAGTVLRAADAAGAGAVVLTEASVDVHNPKCVRATAGSAFHLPVAQGPALVDVVSALRARGFVVLAADGAGEADLDELQDAAESDEGALLRRPTAWIFGNEAWGLSEEQRGLADAVVRVPLRGGAESLNLAMAATVCLYASSRAGRRLPSTRRESR; encoded by the coding sequence GTGAGCACCCCGACGGGCGCGCCGCTCCCGGCCCTGACGAACCCCCGGGCCGAGCGGGTCCGCAAGGTCGCCCAGCTGTCCCGCCGGGTCGGCCGCGAGCGGGCCGGGCGGTTCGTGGCCGAGGGTCCGCAGGCCGTGCGGGAGGCGATCGCCGCCCACGTGTCGTCCGGGGACGTCGTCCTCGACCTGTTCGCCACGCCCGACGCGGCGCAGCGGTGGTCCACCGAGCTCGCGGCCGCGCACGCCGCCGGGCTGGCCGTGGTGCTGGTCGCGGACGACGTGCTGGCCGCGATGACCGGCACCGTGACCCCGCAGGGTCTGCTGGCGGTGTGCCGGTTGCTCGACCGGCCGCTGGACGAGGTGCTGGACCGCGCCCTGGCGGTCCCCGCGGAGCGCACGACGCCGTTGGTCGCCGTGCTCTCGCACGTCCGCGACCCGGGCAACGCCGGCACGGTCCTGCGGGCGGCCGATGCGGCGGGCGCCGGGGCGGTGGTGCTGACCGAGGCGAGCGTGGACGTGCACAACCCCAAGTGCGTGCGGGCCACGGCAGGCAGCGCCTTCCACCTGCCCGTCGCGCAGGGGCCGGCGCTCGTCGACGTCGTGTCCGCACTGCGGGCCCGGGGCTTCGTGGTGCTGGCGGCGGACGGCGCCGGCGAGGCGGACCTGGACGAGCTGCAGGACGCCGCCGAGTCCGACGAGGGCGCGCTGCTGCGCCGCCCGACGGCGTGGATCTTCGGCAACGAGGCGTGGGGCCTCAGCGAGGAGCAGCGCGGCCTGGCCGATGCCGTGGTGCGGGTGCCGCTGCGTGGCGGCGCCGAGAGCCTGAACCTCGCGATGGCGGCCACGGTCTGCCTCTACGCCTCGTCGCGCGCCGGACGGCGCCTGCCGTCCACCCGCCGCGAGAGTCGATAG
- a CDS encoding ATP-binding protein, which translates to MTAGPPVDLDHLPDGVLVAGADARVTAVNAAAERVLHMSRAALLGQDVRQALPLRNTEGQRWWDCTDPWSGLATRSGHRERLLLLPGDGKPVEVLVTASYRRSAMSAPVDAVVLGLRDAKARQRTQEEHGALISTVAHELRSPLTSVKGFTATLLRRWERFTDDQKRFMLETIEHDADRVTRLISELLDISRIDAGRLEVHAQPVDLAAAARRHVDRMVASGNDQRKFVVHAAPHLPEVWADPDRLDQVMSNLLENAVRHGDGMVTLDLVATSEVLSAGSDPEPVVAVSVSDEGEGIDEENLQRVFTRFWHGHRRGGTGLGLYLVRGLVEAHGGKITVGRAASGGAEFRFTLPASVPDHVA; encoded by the coding sequence ATGACCGCTGGACCTCCGGTGGATCTCGACCACCTGCCGGACGGAGTGCTGGTCGCCGGTGCCGATGCCCGCGTCACGGCCGTGAACGCGGCGGCCGAGCGCGTCCTGCACATGTCCCGTGCCGCGCTGCTCGGCCAGGACGTCCGCCAGGCCCTGCCGCTGCGCAACACCGAGGGCCAGCGCTGGTGGGACTGCACGGATCCGTGGAGCGGACTGGCCACCCGGAGCGGGCACCGGGAACGGCTGCTGCTGCTGCCTGGCGACGGCAAGCCGGTCGAGGTGTTGGTCACCGCCAGCTACCGCCGCTCGGCCATGAGCGCGCCCGTCGACGCCGTGGTGCTGGGGCTGCGGGACGCGAAGGCGCGCCAGCGCACCCAGGAGGAGCACGGCGCCCTCATCTCCACCGTCGCCCACGAGCTGCGCTCCCCGCTGACCTCGGTCAAGGGCTTCACGGCGACCCTGCTGCGCCGCTGGGAGCGGTTCACCGACGACCAGAAGCGGTTCATGCTGGAGACGATCGAGCACGACGCGGACCGGGTGACCCGGCTGATCAGCGAGCTGCTCGACATCTCGCGGATCGACGCCGGCCGGCTCGAGGTGCACGCCCAGCCCGTCGACCTCGCCGCCGCCGCCCGTCGGCACGTCGACCGGATGGTCGCCAGCGGTAACGACCAGCGCAAGTTCGTCGTGCACGCCGCCCCGCACCTGCCCGAGGTCTGGGCCGACCCGGACCGCCTCGACCAGGTCATGTCCAACCTGCTGGAAAACGCCGTGCGGCACGGGGACGGCATGGTGACACTGGACCTCGTGGCCACGTCCGAGGTGCTCAGCGCCGGCTCCGACCCGGAGCCGGTCGTCGCGGTGAGCGTCAGCGACGAGGGCGAGGGCATCGACGAGGAGAACCTGCAGCGGGTGTTCACCCGGTTCTGGCACGGCCACCGGCGCGGCGGCACGGGCCTCGGGCTGTACCTGGTGCGCGGTCTTGTCGAGGCGCACGGCGGCAAGATCACGGTCGGACGGGCCGCCTCGGGCGGTGCCGAGTTCCGATTTACGCTGCCCGCCTCGGTCCCGGACCACGTGGCCTGA
- the infC gene encoding translation initiation factor IF-3 encodes MSEPRINDRIRVPEVRLVGPNGEQVGIVRVEDALRLAQEADLDLVEVAPTARPPVCKLMDFGKFKYEAALKAREARKNQINTVIKEIKLRPKIDPHDYGTKKGHVVRFLKAGDKVKVTIMFRGREQSRPELGYRLLQRLAEDVAELGFVESAPKQDGRNMIMVLGPTKKKAEAKAEERRRRSADDALAAEAGTTTDESVEAPVVTEAPVPTEA; translated from the coding sequence ATCAGCGAGCCCCGCATCAACGACCGCATCCGGGTACCCGAGGTGCGGCTCGTCGGACCGAACGGCGAGCAGGTCGGCATCGTGCGCGTCGAGGACGCGCTCCGACTGGCGCAGGAGGCTGACCTCGACCTGGTCGAGGTGGCCCCCACCGCCCGTCCGCCGGTCTGCAAGCTCATGGACTTCGGCAAGTTCAAGTACGAAGCGGCTCTGAAGGCCCGTGAGGCCCGCAAGAACCAGATCAACACCGTGATCAAGGAGATCAAGCTCCGACCGAAGATCGACCCGCACGACTACGGCACCAAGAAGGGCCACGTCGTCCGGTTCCTCAAGGCCGGAGACAAGGTGAAGGTCACGATCATGTTCCGCGGACGTGAGCAGTCCCGGCCCGAGCTGGGCTACCGGCTGCTGCAGCGGCTCGCCGAGGACGTCGCCGAGCTCGGCTTCGTCGAGAGCGCGCCGAAGCAGGACGGCCGCAACATGATCATGGTGCTCGGACCCACGAAGAAGAAGGCCGAGGCCAAGGCCGAGGAGCGTCGCCGCCGCAGCGCGGACGACGCGCTGGCGGCCGAGGCCGGGACGACGACGGACGAGTCCGTCGAGGCCCCGGTCGTCACCGAGGCCCCGGTTCCGACCGAAGCCTGA
- the rpmI gene encoding 50S ribosomal protein L35, with protein MPKMKTHSGAKKRFRITGKGKVMREQAGHVHKFHEKTPQKARRLSNDVVLAPADTKKIKKLLGR; from the coding sequence ATGCCGAAGATGAAGACGCACAGCGGTGCGAAGAAGCGCTTCCGGATCACGGGCAAGGGCAAGGTCATGCGCGAGCAGGCCGGCCACGTCCACAAGTTCCACGAGAAGACGCCCCAGAAGGCGCGTCGCCTGTCGAACGACGTCGTGCTCGCGCCGGCGGACACGAAGAAGATCAAGAAGCTGCTCGGCCGCTGA